In Acidobacteriota bacterium, the following are encoded in one genomic region:
- the nusB gene encoding transcription antitermination factor NusB yields MGTRRKGRELALKLLFQIDLAGERSKEEVEAFFTGEKVPYEVEEFARRLAFGTLAHREEIDELISSHADNWRLPRMAVVDRNILRMGVYEFLYEPETPKKVVINEAIEIAKRYGSTESAQFVNGVLDAVRRSLEREKEGDSNEG; encoded by the coding sequence ATGGGAACGAGGAGAAAGGGGCGAGAGCTCGCCCTTAAGTTGTTGTTTCAGATAGACCTCGCTGGCGAGAGGAGCAAGGAGGAGGTAGAAGCCTTTTTCACCGGGGAGAAGGTGCCTTACGAGGTGGAGGAGTTTGCTCGGAGGCTTGCCTTTGGCACCCTCGCTCATCGGGAGGAGATAGATGAGCTGATCTCCTCCCATGCGGACAACTGGCGTCTCCCCCGAATGGCGGTGGTCGATAGGAATATCCTCCGGATGGGGGTTTACGAATTTCTCTATGAGCCGGAGACGCCAAAGAAGGTAGTGATAAACGAGGCGATAGAGATCGCCAAGCGCTATGGTTCAACGGAATCCGCTCAATTTGTAAACGGGGTGCTTGATGCTGTAAGAAGGAGTCTTGAGAGGGAGAAAGAGGGTGATTCCAATGAAGGGTGA
- a CDS encoding LptE family protein encodes MKRVLTFISVFVLLLGFIACGYHLVGRGSYLPSHIKKIAIPTFKNNTSRPGLEEVITEKVQEEFLSRGSYRILPAREGADAELIGELVSYQLRPGALDEEGRATSYTVTVRAKVVFTDLVTGKVLFTNDHLTFSENFQVSEEVGDYYNQEEEAIKISAERFAKRLAALILESF; translated from the coding sequence ATGAAGCGGGTCCTTACTTTTATTTCGGTTTTTGTCCTTTTGCTCGGTTTTATCGCCTGTGGATATCATCTGGTAGGGCGTGGTTCATATCTCCCGAGCCACATCAAGAAGATAGCCATACCCACCTTCAAGAATAACACCTCCCGCCCCGGGCTCGAGGAGGTGATAACGGAGAAGGTCCAGGAGGAGTTCCTCTCCCGGGGGAGCTACCGTATTCTCCCGGCGAGGGAGGGGGCGGATGCCGAGCTTATTGGGGAGCTCGTCTCCTACCAGCTTAGGCCAGGGGCGCTCGATGAGGAGGGAAGGGCGACCTCCTATACCGTTACCGTTCGGGCGAAGGTGGTCTTTACCGATCTTGTTACCGGTAAGGTGCTCTTTACAAACGATCATCTCACCTTCTCCGAGAACTTCCAGGTGAGCGAGGAGGTTGGCGATTATTACAATCAGGAGGAGGAGGCGATAAAGATCTCTGCGGAGAGGTTTGCCAAGAGGCTCGCTGCCCTCATCTTGGAAAGTTTTTGA
- the holA gene encoding DNA polymerase III subunit delta: MMDYAEFKRRLSTGDIFPVYLFSVEEPYLLRAAVRELLARLASSSQEVDYEPLFADETSYEEIVDKAADLPLFGGKRLVLVRNLEKLTTSPPAVFEDYLKNPSPSTVLAFSLERIGGKRRRKALSHPAVKLIANYGEVVELRRLKLAKAERFAHNYLRRRGYQAEPRAISLLIELVGADLYAIASELEKAMLYLGEERKLTLREAELIFGGIKKHQIWELSNAVGSKNAGRALLLLSRLMVEGIAPEVLLAAVEGHIVELSRFLEASLSGEGRAKLQSLIGDEGRRFLADEYLRQARNFDLKKLKRALSRFADFDFYLKRSVFKKREEVLLAALILELTSERETASFSPPIY; this comes from the coding sequence ATGATGGATTACGCCGAGTTCAAAAGGAGGCTTTCTACCGGGGATATCTTCCCCGTTTATCTTTTTTCGGTGGAAGAGCCCTATCTCCTTCGGGCAGCGGTGAGGGAGCTTCTTGCCAGGCTTGCTTCCTCTTCTCAAGAAGTGGATTATGAACCCCTCTTCGCCGATGAGACGAGCTACGAGGAGATAGTGGATAAGGCAGCGGACCTTCCTCTTTTTGGCGGGAAGAGGCTCGTTTTGGTGAGGAATTTGGAAAAACTCACCACCAGTCCACCAGCGGTATTTGAGGATTACCTTAAGAACCCCTCCCCTTCAACCGTTCTCGCCTTTAGCCTGGAGAGAATAGGAGGGAAACGGAGGAGGAAAGCCCTATCCCATCCGGCGGTCAAGTTGATAGCGAACTACGGAGAGGTGGTTGAGCTGAGAAGGCTTAAGCTGGCAAAGGCAGAGCGCTTCGCCCATAATTACTTGAGGAGAAGGGGATATCAGGCAGAACCGAGAGCTATCTCCCTTCTCATCGAGTTGGTGGGTGCCGATCTTTATGCCATTGCAAGCGAGCTCGAGAAGGCGATGCTCTATTTGGGGGAGGAGAGGAAACTCACCCTGAGGGAGGCGGAACTCATCTTCGGCGGGATAAAGAAGCATCAGATCTGGGAGTTGTCGAATGCGGTGGGGAGTAAGAATGCGGGGCGAGCCCTTCTTCTTCTTTCCCGCCTGATGGTTGAAGGAATTGCCCCGGAGGTGCTCTTGGCGGCGGTTGAGGGCCATATTGTTGAGCTTTCCCGCTTCCTCGAGGCGTCGCTCTCCGGTGAGGGGCGCGCTAAGCTTCAATCGCTCATTGGTGATGAGGGAAGGAGGTTCCTCGCTGATGAGTACCTGAGGCAAGCGAGGAATTTCGACCTGAAAAAACTTAAGCGGGCTCTTTCCCGCTTTGCCGATTTCGATTTTTATCTTAAACGGAGTGTGTTCAAGAAAAGGGAGGAGGTTCTCTTGGCGGCGCTCATCCTCGAGCTCACCTCGGAGCGTGAAACCGCTTCTTTTTCTCCCCCTATTTACTGA
- a CDS encoding leucine--tRNA ligase: MKGDRYDFKKIEEKWQKRWWEERVFEVSEDPGKKKYYCLEMLPYPSGDIHMGHVRNYSIGDVIARYFFMKGYNVLHPIGWDALGLPAENAAIKHGIHPAEWTMKNIERMRGQLRRLGFSYAWEREVNTSLPDYYRWNQWFFLKMWERGLVYRKLGRVNWCPSCQTVLANEQVEGGRCWRCDSEVEERELPQWFFRITAYAEELLADIDTLKDWPERVKTMQRNWIGKSVGARVSFPVSSSDIEIEVFTTRIDTIYGATFLLLSPEHPVIPELVKGKKEESEVLHFVSRERKIPYSLRKAETLEKEGVFTGAYAVNPFSGERIPIFVANYILMDYGTGAVMAVPAHDERDFEFARKYQLPMRIVVKPKEGELAPEGLEKAFTEYGVLIDSGEFSGLSSEEAIARMTEYAEEKGFGKRSVDYRLKDWGISRQRYWGTPIPMIHCSKCGVVPVPYEDLPVVLPRDVEFSGVGGNPLDKVPEFVETTCPKCGGKAKRETDTMDTFVDSSWYFIRYTDPKIEDAPINVSAASYWLPVDIYIGGVEHAVMHLLYFRFFTKVLRDLGFLEISEPAVRLLTQGMVIKDGAKMSKSKGNVVDPDEMIDRYGADTVRLFILFAAPPERDLEWSDFGVEGAYRFLIRVWRLVNRFLPELEKEAGGEPSPEAVKLRRKLHQTIKRVMVDIEERLHFNTAISAIMELVNEFYDYGEKGSKTPGDIPILKEALESLVLILSPFAPHIAEELWERMGHKESLAHHPFPSYDPELAKEELITIVVQVNGKLRGRLEVAEDTSEEEIRELALSLPKVRSYVEGSKVRRVVYVPKKLINIVV; encoded by the coding sequence ATGAAGGGTGATAGATACGATTTCAAAAAGATCGAGGAGAAGTGGCAGAAAAGGTGGTGGGAGGAGCGGGTCTTCGAGGTGAGCGAGGACCCGGGGAAGAAGAAGTATTATTGCCTGGAGATGCTTCCCTACCCCTCGGGCGACATCCATATGGGCCATGTGCGGAACTACTCTATAGGGGATGTGATCGCCCGCTATTTCTTTATGAAGGGGTATAATGTGCTCCATCCGATAGGTTGGGATGCGCTCGGTCTCCCCGCGGAGAACGCTGCCATCAAACATGGGATCCACCCCGCCGAGTGGACGATGAAAAATATTGAGAGGATGCGGGGTCAGCTTAGGAGGCTCGGCTTCAGCTATGCCTGGGAGCGCGAGGTCAATACCTCCCTTCCCGACTATTACCGCTGGAACCAGTGGTTCTTCTTAAAGATGTGGGAGAGGGGACTGGTTTATCGGAAGTTGGGGAGGGTGAATTGGTGTCCTTCCTGTCAAACGGTGCTCGCTAACGAGCAGGTTGAAGGAGGGCGTTGCTGGCGTTGTGATTCCGAAGTGGAGGAGAGGGAGCTTCCCCAGTGGTTCTTTCGCATCACCGCTTATGCCGAGGAGCTTCTCGCCGACATCGATACCCTGAAGGATTGGCCCGAACGGGTGAAGACGATGCAGAGGAACTGGATCGGCAAAAGCGTCGGTGCCCGGGTCTCCTTCCCCGTTTCTTCCTCCGATATCGAGATCGAGGTCTTCACTACCAGGATAGACACCATCTATGGTGCCACCTTCCTTCTTCTTTCCCCGGAGCATCCGGTGATCCCGGAGCTGGTCAAGGGGAAGAAGGAGGAGAGCGAGGTGCTCCACTTCGTCTCCCGAGAGCGGAAGATCCCCTATTCCCTGAGAAAGGCGGAAACCCTTGAAAAAGAGGGTGTGTTCACCGGCGCCTATGCGGTAAACCCCTTCTCTGGAGAGAGGATACCCATCTTCGTTGCCAACTACATCCTGATGGATTACGGCACCGGGGCAGTGATGGCTGTTCCCGCCCATGATGAGCGGGACTTCGAGTTTGCGAGAAAGTATCAGCTTCCAATGAGGATAGTGGTAAAGCCGAAGGAGGGCGAGCTTGCCCCCGAGGGTCTTGAGAAGGCGTTTACCGAATACGGCGTGCTCATAGATTCCGGTGAGTTCAGTGGTCTTTCCTCTGAGGAGGCGATAGCCCGGATGACCGAATATGCGGAGGAAAAAGGCTTCGGAAAGAGATCGGTCGATTATCGCCTTAAGGATTGGGGGATCTCCCGCCAGCGTTACTGGGGGACGCCGATCCCGATGATCCACTGCTCCAAGTGTGGCGTCGTGCCCGTGCCCTATGAGGACCTTCCAGTGGTTCTTCCCCGGGATGTGGAGTTCAGCGGAGTGGGGGGGAACCCATTGGATAAGGTCCCCGAATTCGTTGAGACCACCTGCCCCAAATGTGGAGGGAAGGCGAAAAGGGAAACGGACACGATGGACACCTTCGTCGATTCCTCGTGGTATTTCATCCGCTATACCGATCCCAAGATAGAGGACGCTCCGATAAATGTCTCCGCCGCTTCCTATTGGCTTCCGGTGGATATCTACATCGGGGGGGTTGAGCACGCGGTTATGCACCTCCTTTACTTCCGCTTCTTCACCAAGGTGCTTCGTGACCTCGGCTTCCTCGAGATATCGGAGCCCGCGGTCCGCCTTCTTACCCAGGGGATGGTGATAAAGGACGGTGCCAAGATGTCCAAGTCAAAGGGGAATGTGGTCGATCCCGATGAGATGATCGATCGCTATGGAGCGGATACGGTGCGGTTGTTCATCCTTTTCGCCGCCCCGCCGGAGAGGGATCTCGAGTGGAGCGATTTCGGGGTTGAGGGGGCATACCGTTTTCTCATTCGGGTTTGGCGGTTGGTGAACCGTTTTCTCCCCGAGCTTGAGAAGGAGGCGGGTGGGGAGCCGTCTCCTGAGGCGGTGAAGCTGAGGAGAAAGCTCCACCAGACGATAAAGAGGGTGATGGTGGATATCGAAGAAAGGCTCCATTTCAACACCGCGATCAGCGCCATAATGGAGTTGGTCAACGAGTTCTACGATTACGGAGAGAAGGGGAGTAAAACCCCAGGCGATATCCCGATACTGAAGGAAGCGCTGGAATCATTGGTACTCATCCTCTCACCCTTTGCCCCTCACATCGCTGAGGAGCTCTGGGAGAGAATGGGACACAAAGAGAGCCTCGCCCATCATCCCTTCCCCAGTTATGACCCCGAACTTGCCAAAGAGGAGTTGATCACCATCGTGGTTCAGGTGAACGGGAAGCTCAGGGGAAGGCTCGAGGTAGCGGAAGATACTTCGGAAGAGGAGATAAGAGAACTTGCCCTTTCCCTTCCCAAGGTTCGTTCCTATGTCGAGGGGAGCAAGGTGAGAAGGGTGGTTTATGTTCCCAAGAAGTTGATAAATATCGTGGTATGA
- a CDS encoding 6,7-dimethyl-8-ribityllumazine synthase: protein MPIKKEGILSAKGLRFGVVIARFNEFISNRLLSGCLDALTRHGAADEDIEIAWVPGSFEIPQVAHKMAKSKKYNALICLGALIRGETPHFEFISSQVTRELGIIARDTGVPVSLGIITADTLEQAINRAGAKAGNKGWFAALSAIEMADLYRRL, encoded by the coding sequence ATGCCGATAAAGAAAGAGGGTATTCTTTCGGCAAAAGGGCTTAGGTTTGGAGTGGTCATCGCCCGGTTCAATGAGTTTATCAGCAATAGGCTCCTTTCCGGCTGTCTCGATGCCCTCACCCGCCATGGGGCTGCTGATGAGGATATAGAGATCGCCTGGGTTCCCGGCTCCTTCGAGATCCCCCAGGTTGCCCATAAGATGGCGAAGAGCAAGAAGTACAATGCGCTAATCTGCTTGGGGGCACTTATCCGAGGGGAAACTCCCCATTTCGAGTTCATCTCCTCCCAGGTTACCCGGGAACTTGGGATTATCGCCCGGGATACCGGGGTGCCGGTTAGCCTGGGGATCATCACTGCCGATACCTTGGAACAGGCGATAAATCGAGCCGGTGCCAAGGCGGGGAATAAGGGGTGGTTCGCTGCCCTTTCCGCCATCGAGATGGCTGATCTTTACCGCAGGCTTTGA
- the rpsT gene encoding 30S ribosomal protein S20 gives MAKPKTSAKRVRQNRRRREINKRNRTRLRNQIKKLRRAIEAKDIELARELLNPTLSLIDRSIQKGIIHDNTASRLKSRLTKKVNALTAAEEAPVSK, from the coding sequence ATGGCAAAACCGAAGACCTCGGCAAAGAGGGTGAGACAAAACAGAAGAAGACGGGAGATAAACAAGCGGAACCGCACGAGACTCAGAAACCAGATAAAAAAGCTCCGTCGGGCTATCGAGGCGAAGGATATCGAGCTCGCCAGGGAACTGCTCAATCCCACCCTCTCCCTCATTGACCGTTCGATCCAAAAGGGCATCATCCACGATAATACCGCCTCCCGGCTGAAATCGAGACTTACCAAAAAGGTAAACGCCCTAACCGCAGCGGAAGAGGCTCCGGTCAGTAAATAG